A DNA window from Rhodanobacteraceae bacterium contains the following coding sequences:
- a CDS encoding cardiolipin synthase B, giving the protein MLADIESASVSVRMESYIYASDEIGLAFASALIARARAGCEVRLRVDALGSFDTLDDSLARALVEGGVKLEWCHRWNWRRPLTIHRRNHRKLLIVDGRCAYLGGFNIHLEASLRAFGDERWRDTHVRLTGSLVPLAIEAFDEYPRALRRRPWRRLHEAQGYLVPNLGLKRRYLLHRWLKRRFGRARQRLWLTTPYFVPPASIQRALIHAARRGVDVRVLVPRRSDVPLAQWASRAAYSALLAGGVRIFEYLPRMLHAKTIVIDDAWSMVGTANLDYRSLFINDELVLWSDLPALIDGLTADFEADATLAEEITAQRWSRRFGLNWIAELIGWMARRWL; this is encoded by the coding sequence ATGCTGGCCGATATCGAATCGGCGTCCGTGAGCGTGCGCATGGAGTCGTACATTTATGCCAGCGACGAGATCGGCCTGGCCTTCGCCTCGGCGTTGATCGCCCGCGCCCGCGCGGGCTGCGAGGTGCGCCTGCGGGTGGACGCACTCGGTTCCTTCGACACCCTGGACGACAGCCTGGCGCGCGCGCTGGTCGAGGGTGGCGTCAAGCTGGAGTGGTGCCACCGCTGGAACTGGCGCCGGCCGCTGACGATCCACCGGCGCAACCATCGCAAACTGCTGATTGTCGACGGACGTTGCGCCTACCTGGGTGGCTTCAACATCCACCTCGAAGCCTCGCTGCGCGCCTTCGGCGACGAGCGCTGGCGCGACACCCATGTGCGCCTGACCGGGAGCCTGGTGCCGCTGGCGATCGAGGCCTTCGACGAATACCCGCGCGCGCTGCGGCGCCGGCCGTGGCGGCGGCTGCATGAGGCGCAGGGCTACCTCGTCCCCAACCTCGGCCTGAAACGGCGCTACTTGCTGCACCGCTGGCTGAAGCGGCGCTTCGGCCGGGCGCGCCAGCGGCTGTGGCTGACCACGCCCTATTTCGTGCCGCCGGCGTCGATCCAGCGCGCGCTGATCCACGCGGCGCGGCGCGGGGTGGATGTGCGCGTGCTGGTGCCGCGGCGCAGCGATGTGCCGCTGGCGCAATGGGCCAGCCGCGCGGCCTACTCGGCGCTGCTGGCCGGTGGCGTGCGCATCTTCGAGTACCTGCCGCGGATGCTGCACGCCAAGACCATCGTGATCGACGATGCCTGGAGCATGGTCGGCACCGCCAACCTGGATTACCGCAGCCTGTTCATCAACGACGAGCTGGTGCTGTGGTCCGATCTGCCGGCGCTGATCGACGGGCTGACGGCGGATTTCGAGGCGGATGCGACCCTGGCCGAGGAGATCACCGCGCAGCGCTGGTCACGCCGCTTCGGCCTGAACTGGATTGCCGAGCTGATCGGCTGGATGGCGCGCCGCTGGCTCTGA
- a CDS encoding DUF2541 family protein gives MKATAAALLMSVLVLGAAVSPPAHAAEQLLGSTHLTKVENDRDVLVFAKCRRGIHAVQVRARKGQVEIERLWVRFKNGERQDLEVRDRIGQGGATRWVDLNGGDRCIKAIGIVGDTELSYDQARVDIWGR, from the coding sequence GTGAAAGCAACTGCCGCCGCCCTGCTGATGTCCGTCCTGGTCCTTGGTGCCGCCGTGTCGCCGCCGGCGCACGCCGCCGAGCAGCTGCTCGGCAGCACCCATCTGACCAAGGTGGAGAACGACAGGGACGTCCTGGTGTTCGCCAAGTGTCGCCGTGGCATCCATGCAGTGCAGGTACGCGCCCGCAAAGGTCAGGTGGAAATCGAGCGCCTGTGGGTGCGCTTCAAGAACGGCGAGCGCCAGGACCTGGAAGTCCGCGACCGCATCGGGCAAGGCGGCGCCACGCGCTGGGTGGACCTCAACGGAGGCGATCGCTGCATCAAGGCCATCGGAATCGTGGGTGACACCGAACTGTCCTACGACCAGGCCCGCGTGGATATCTGGGGGCGCTGA